The following proteins come from a genomic window of Polyangia bacterium:
- a CDS encoding sigma-70 family RNA polymerase sigma factor, with protein sequence MTNPLLVLAAGNQGNGGAPPSGPENLPPQAPNGASSKHVEKPTLDEIYRLHAPMVARWVGWLTGRDVEVEDVVHEVFLVVHKRLHTLRADASVPAWLYAITIRVVSDRRRARRWRRWFGWVGGGDADGADAMKNAPSTSASPLEAIEQKEAKALTYQVLDELSEVHRTVLILFELQGLSGDEIAAISGTSVANVWLRLHRARKQFLRKLLAWEAKQARGGAR encoded by the coding sequence ATGACCAACCCTCTTTTAGTGTTGGCGGCCGGCAATCAAGGCAATGGGGGGGCGCCACCCTCTGGGCCTGAAAATTTGCCCCCGCAGGCGCCGAACGGCGCCTCGTCCAAACATGTCGAGAAGCCAACGCTTGACGAGATATATCGCCTTCACGCGCCGATGGTCGCACGGTGGGTGGGATGGCTGACGGGCCGAGACGTCGAAGTCGAAGACGTCGTCCACGAGGTTTTCCTGGTGGTGCACAAGAGGTTGCACACGTTGCGCGCTGATGCCAGCGTCCCCGCCTGGCTGTACGCCATCACAATTCGGGTTGTCTCTGACCGCCGCCGGGCGCGGCGATGGCGTCGCTGGTTCGGCTGGGTCGGCGGCGGGGACGCGGATGGCGCCGACGCCATGAAGAACGCTCCCTCGACGTCGGCCTCGCCCCTGGAGGCGATCGAGCAAAAGGAGGCCAAGGCGCTCACGTACCAGGTCCTCGACGAATTGTCCGAAGTTCACCGCACGGTGCTGATCCTTTTCGAATTACAGGGCCTGAGCGGAGATGAGATCGCCGCCATCAGCGGGACCAGTGTGGCCAATGTCTGGTTGCGGTTGCACCGGGCGAGAAAGCAGTTCTTGCGGAAGCTCCTGGCATGGGAGGCGAAACAGGCCCGAGGTGGTGCGCGATGA